In one Colletotrichum destructivum chromosome 2, complete sequence genomic region, the following are encoded:
- a CDS encoding Putative WD40/YVTN repeat-like-containing domain superfamily, producing MPTRKQKEEPEEAMSAFERMRQENIARNQSLLKDLAQVSNKMMPAKPKPAPKPRSAPVKKEAVEAPAGPVRRSARVAGLDADNETLKRKYEVELEDQAAKEKAKKKRVGGTLSLGDIAVEGKKFNKGIDGLGALVPRGAQPGVPTFTDEDVENTSDKDLKDLRKKMGKLELYDKWIPNDIKICPQRIYASTFHPTEEKAVIFAGDKEGALGVFDASQDGPPESNDDDEEAAEWKEPEIGAYKIHARTITTIIVSPFDNQKVYTSSYDSTVRVLDLAKDMCVPVWEPADKEEDVPLSAIDIPLTDQNLVYFSTLDGAVGRVDIRDPKGTETWSLSDNKIGGFSLNPREPHLLATASLDRTVKIWDLRKITGKGEMRFPAMLYEHNSRLSVSHASWSPGGHIATSSYDDTIKIYNWSDHETWDSEGMEPANIVKHNNQTGRWVTILKPQWQKRPQDGIQKFTIGNMNRFVDVYAANGEQLAQLGGDGISAVPAVAQFHPTMDWVAGGTASGKLCLWM from the exons ATGCCGACCAGGaagcagaaggaggagcccgaggaggccatgagCGCCTTCGAGCGCATGCGGCAGGAGAACATTGCACGTAACCAGAGCCTCCTTAAGGACCTGGCCCAGGTGTCGAATAAGATGATGCCTGCCAAGCCCAAGCCTGCCCCGAAGCCCCGGTCCGCGCCGGTCAAGAAAGAGGCTGTTGAAGCTCCCGCCGGTCCCGTCCGTCGCAGTGCCCGAGTCGCAGGCCTTGACGCCGATAATGAGACGCTCAAACGCAAGTacgaggtcgagctggagGATCAAgccgccaaggagaaggcgaagaagaagcgtgTTGGCGGCACTCTGAGCTTGGGCGACATTGCCGTCGAAGGGAAAAAGTTCAACAAGGGCATCGATGGCCTGGGTGCGCTGGTGCCTCGCGGCGCCCAACCCGGAGTCCCGACCTTCACTGACGAGGATGTTGAAAACACATCAGACAAGGATCTCAAGGATCTTCGGAAAAAGATGGGGAAGCTCGAGCTGTACGACAAGTGGATTCCTAACG ACATCAAGATATGCCCTCAACGGATATACGCGTCGACATTCCATCCTACCGAGGAGAAGGCAGTCATCTTTGCCGGCGATAAGGAAGGCGCCCTCGGTGTATTCGATGCTTCACAGGACGGGCCGCCGGAGAgcaatgacgacgacgaggaagcggCAGAATGGAAGGAGCCCGAGATTGGCGCTTACAAGATCCATGCGCGGACCATTACAACCATCATTGTTTCTCCCTTTGACAACCAAAAGGTCTATACGTCGTCCTACGACTCCACAGTCCGTGTCCTTGATCTTGCCAAGGACATGTGTGTCCCGGTCTGGGAGCCCGcggacaaggaggaggatgttCCTCTGTCGGCCATCGACATCCCTTTGACTGACCAGAACCTCGTCTACTTCTCGACCCTGGACGGAGCCGTAGGTCGAGTGGACATTCGAGACCCCAAGGGTACGGAAACATGGTCACTGTCGGATAACAAGATTGGCGGCTTTTCTCTGAACCCTCGGGAGCCGCACCTGCTGGCCACGGCCTCTCTGGACCGCACCGTCAAGATTTGGGACCTGCGTAAGATTACTGGCAAGGGTGAAATGCGCTTCCCTGCGATGCTCTATGAGCACAACTCCCGCCTCTCAGTCTCCCACGCCTCTTGGAGCCCCGGCGGCCACATTGCGACATCGTCGTACGACGATACCATTAAGATCTACAACTGGTCCGACCACGAGACCTGGGACTCGGAGGGCATGGAGCCCGCCAACATCGTCAAGCATAACAACCAGACGGGTCGGTGGGTGACCATCCTGAAGCCCCAGTGGCAAAAGCGCCCCCAAGATGGCATTCAAAAGTTCACCATCGGCAACATGAATCGTTTCGTCGACGTGTACGCTGCCAACGGGGAGCAGCTCGCTCAGCTCGGGGGCGAcggcatctcggccgtccCAGCCGTTGCTCAGTTCCATCCTACGATGGACTGGGTCGCCGGTGGCACAGCCAGCGGGAAGCTCTGTCTCTGGATGTGA